The following coding sequences lie in one Hyphobacterium sp. CCMP332 genomic window:
- a CDS encoding hydrogen peroxide-inducible genes activator — MTIPLPTLRQLRFLVTLADEGNFSRAAEICHVTQPTLSAAIKELEATLGVTLVERGARGATLTPAGEAALDRARSTLAEAEDLVQAARAAGEPLCGPFRLGVIPTIAPFLLPKLLPLLSNAHPKLKLYLREDLTDRLLEGLRSRNLDAALIALPYEAAGIEAISVGSDEFLFAAAPDHPLAQKATISASDLSNEKLLMLEDGHCLRDHALAVCTAAASRSDFAATSLHTLAQMVKSGLGATLLPRLAVEGGVTDGLGLVVKPFTPAIVGREIGIAWRRGSAREAEAKLIAKTLDGLV; from the coding sequence ATGACGATTCCCTTGCCCACGCTCCGCCAGCTCCGCTTCCTTGTCACTCTTGCTGATGAAGGGAATTTCTCGCGCGCAGCGGAAATTTGCCATGTCACCCAGCCGACCCTGTCGGCTGCCATCAAGGAGCTGGAGGCAACACTCGGCGTTACATTGGTGGAACGCGGTGCCAGAGGCGCAACGCTCACGCCTGCAGGCGAGGCCGCGCTGGATCGCGCCCGCTCGACGCTGGCAGAAGCCGAGGATCTGGTGCAGGCCGCCCGCGCGGCGGGAGAGCCCTTGTGCGGTCCGTTCCGGCTGGGCGTCATTCCGACGATTGCACCCTTCCTGCTGCCGAAACTCTTGCCACTGCTATCGAACGCCCACCCCAAGCTAAAGCTCTACCTTCGGGAAGACCTGACGGATCGCCTGCTGGAGGGCTTGCGCTCCCGCAATCTGGATGCGGCCCTGATTGCCCTGCCCTATGAAGCGGCCGGAATTGAAGCGATCAGTGTCGGTTCGGATGAATTTCTGTTTGCAGCGGCACCGGATCATCCGCTGGCACAAAAAGCGACAATTTCGGCCAGCGATCTCAGCAATGAAAAACTGCTCATGCTGGAAGACGGCCATTGCCTGCGTGATCATGCTCTGGCGGTGTGTACAGCCGCAGCGTCACGCTCGGACTTTGCCGCCACAAGCCTGCACACGCTGGCGCAAATGGTGAAGTCCGGCCTCGGCGCCACCCTGCTCCCACGGCTGGCCGTCGAGGGCGGTGTCACCGACGGGCTGGGTCTTGTGGTCAAGCCTTTCACCCCGGCGATTGTCGGCCGCGAAATCGGCATCGCCTGGCGCAGGGGCTCGGCGCGCGAAGCCGAGGCCAAACTGATCGCGAAAACGCTGGACGGGCTGGTCTAG
- a CDS encoding peroxiredoxin, producing MMGIGEKLPEFEITGVKPGFMEHEENGESAFEAVTQNSFDGKWKVIFFYPKDFTFVCPTEIKAFADLNDDFADRDTVVLGGSADNEFCKLAWRRDHPDLEKLPIWQFADTTGSLIDALGIRSNEGVPLRATFIVDPDNVIQHVYVTNLNVGRNPEDTLRVLDALQTDELCPCNRAVGGETLAA from the coding sequence ATGATGGGAATTGGCGAAAAGCTCCCCGAATTTGAAATCACCGGCGTAAAGCCGGGCTTCATGGAGCATGAAGAAAACGGTGAAAGCGCATTCGAGGCTGTCACTCAGAACAGTTTTGACGGCAAGTGGAAAGTGATCTTCTTCTATCCGAAGGATTTCACGTTTGTCTGCCCGACCGAGATCAAGGCATTTGCCGATCTCAATGACGATTTCGCAGATCGTGACACAGTTGTCCTGGGTGGCTCGGCCGACAATGAGTTCTGCAAGCTGGCTTGGCGCCGCGATCACCCGGATCTTGAAAAATTGCCGATCTGGCAGTTTGCCGACACAACCGGCTCGCTGATCGATGCGCTGGGTATCCGTTCGAATGAGGGCGTTCCGCTGCGGGCAACCTTCATTGTCGATCCGGACAATGTGATCCAGCACGTCTATGTGACCAATCTGAATGTCGGCCGCAATCCGGAAGACACGCTGCGCGTTCTGGATGCGCTGCAAACCGACGAGCTCTGCCCCTGCAACCGTGCTGTAGGTGGCGAAACCCTGGCCGCGTAA